From the Hordeum vulgare subsp. vulgare chromosome 1H, MorexV3_pseudomolecules_assembly, whole genome shotgun sequence genome, the window GGATCCATTGTTGGCGAGATTGATGACTTTATCAAGGACACGATGTGACTTCATAGAGTTAATTACATGACTATGGTGCTCCAGTGACATCTTTGAGTTCAATCTTTAGCTTCATAGAGATCTACGAACTCATCTCCAAGTTATATTTGAGGAGAGGTATATTATTTTGTCGAGTCCATCATGCAAGCTTTTTCAACTTGTCatttttttctttgaatagtgtTGATTGGTTGAAGGATTGTTGTTCGGCACTCGTGCAACTGTACATTTGGCATGGGGTTTCTCCCGTTGCATGATGTGGTGATTATTTATTGTAAGATCAGACAGTATTTGGGAGGAGATGGGGTTTGCTTAATTGGAACCAGAGTAAGAATGAGAAGGAGCTTAAGTAGGGACATGGCAGGGCGACCTGGAAGCATGGAATTTTACCTGTGATATGTGATAGGAGATGGTCACCGTAAAACAGGGCGCTAAACACCTACCAAACTAAAGCAATTTCTAAAAAGGTTCCTATTCTTTTTTTACTTTGTAGGTCTAATTTAATTTGTCTATGTTGATAATCTCTGGCTTGTTTGCATCTGAAATATATTGAATGATGAGAGGTTATGCATAGTACACTATGTATATATACTATGGTTACCATTACAACTCTGGACACCTATGGTTATCATGTATACTATATTATTCGGCCAACATTTGCATTTTGAGATCACTGCTTTCCTAGCACGTCTTGTCAAATCTCAGTTGCTAATTTCAATATGCATACTGCTATAGTCGCAGCTATGGACTAGCTTCATGCATTGGTTTTAAAATTGTATAGTTTATgttttcatgataattttctcaGCTTAATTGCAACTCCAAAGACTCGTGGGAATGTACTAAAGTTTGGCATCAAACACATCACTATTACAAAATGTTTAGGAGTTCAGTTCATAGGCCTACAAGTTTAGCTTCAGTAGTTGTATGGAATCTTTGTGAAGATGAGAGAGTGGTTCTCAGAAAATTGAAATGCTTCTAATGAAATATGTCGACAACCCTATAAGAATGGAATTTGTCAACAAGGCTACGgagattggattgagctgataGTGGAACCAAGTAAGAAGGTAACGAACTTCTACGATATTGTTATGCTAAATAAACAAAGACGACATTgtgtttttatattattttcccaAGTTTTACACCATCCATAAATCGAAGACTTATAACCGGTTTAAATAATGAGAAGGGTCAAATACCTAATAAACCAGGCGGGCGATCTATCTAGCATTACTTCCCAACATGACAAACTGATTAATAGATTGACTTCATTTCTTTTACCCTGAAGCGGCAAGGTTTGTCCCTACTTTAAATTTTTATTGCGTCAAAATAACAAAAGAATTACTAATTGTAGGGAAGGAGAAAAAAAAAGTAAAGAAGACAAACAAGGGAATGACAATAAAAATAGAATCTACATAGGGTGATTTATTTAATGTTAGTTGTAAAATAACTCCTTAGTGTTATGACATCATCAATGTACAAAGTGTGCGACTTGCCCTCCTATCTATCCTACACATGTAAGATGATGTCAGCATTCTTGTAGGCTACCATGCTCTCATCCCCTAGCATCAAGTTTTTAGGGGTGTTTGTCCATCAAGTGGATGAATTGGATTTTTTTTAGTTGTTGTGTGATGTCCATTCTGTAGTTGGAGCTGATTTGGCTCTAAAAAATAAAGATTTGCCTGCTTATAACATGTTTATTAAAATTTACAGATTACACCTAACTTATTTGAGAAAGTCAAGCTCTACATCATCCAACACTCTGCCGTCATGCTAATCTGCTATTATGACTAACCATCTATGCTTTTCTATTCTCTGGCCCTACCATGGGTGCCATGTTTTTATGTGTCTCGATCTCATTCTAGCAAGGCTTCACATATTCTTTGATGTGAACATACTATGTTCGGTTATTCATGAGGTTTCATATACATGTTGTTAATATTGTTGATGTAAGGTTTGTGGGTTATGCTGCTTCTAGGTCATGCAATTTGATGAATGAGAAAATTCATTCCGATGGTTACACGTGCGTTGCACTGTTACTAGTTAGAGTATAAACGTGTGTTGCCTATGCAGTACACTACAAAAGTACGACATGTGTTGACAACTTCAGatgattttttgttttatttttgcacGCCTAATGGGTTGAATAAAGAACATGGCTCTTACGAAGTGAACAATGCATCTCCACATGTGTGCTCTCTTGTTGAAGAAATTGCACGAAgagcaacaaaaaaaataaactgCTTTACTTAAGGAAGATGATCTCAGTCAACCTGCGGGTGTTCCCAGCAATGCAGAAGAAGGAAATCTTAAGGTTCTGTTCCTTAAGCAGGGCATTGCAGATACATGCATTTGTTTTTGCATTCAGAAACCAAATACCACCAATGAAAATTCATATCAAAGTATCTCGATTTCATTTAACTTGACCCATGATTCAAACAAGAACTAGATCAAAGCATGATCAGCAGTACAAATCAGAGCGAAATGATTCAAATTTCAGATCAGCAGCACACTAGGCAAAATTGCAACGTAAAACGTCAATCAACAGCATCTGGGCATTTGCACGATAAAGACAGCATCCATATCAAGGAATTTGAAGATGCCTCAAAGCATAGTGAATTAAGCAAGAAGCACAAGCAGGAAGCATATAGCTGAATTCGACTTAGCAAGCATGCTCCCATCCCTAATCCTCCCATCTTGCAGCCTGCAACCATATTTACACACACACAGATCAACTGCAACTAGCAGCAATCAGATCAGGACACAAAAACCACCACAAAACCACTCCACTGTTACCTGGCTGGTCATACTATTAGCCTAGTTTCTCGTGTCATCAAAAATTCTCTCAGGACATCACCAAAAAGGTCAGGAACATTACCAGAAGTTGAAGACTTAGAAGTTGGCACAGCAGGATCATCTGCATAACGATGGCAAAGGTTACTCATAACTCAGTAATCTCTTCTCCCTGTCAAAACCTCACTGCAACCCTGGCTGGAGTCAGGCGATGAGGTTGCCGAACGGTGCCCGGTGCGGGATGCCCTTGCGCcggtgtgcgggcggcggcggcggcggcgtggatgTCTCATCGGCGGCATTGCGCGGTGGGGAGGATTGGGAGCAGGCGTTGCGGTCGTGGCGGCAGCCGGGGAACTTGCAGCCGAGCGAGCAGAAGCGGAAGGCGTCGCTGAGGCCGCGGCGGCAGCCGCAGTGGTTGACGAAGGTCCTGGGGTTGCGGCCGTGCTTGTGCTGCGGGCCGCGCTCCCTGAGGAAGACGACGCGCGCGCCGTTGATGACGTAGGTCTGCACGCCGTCCACGTCCAGGAGcccccggacgtccgacacgAGGAGCACGCTGCTGTAGGTGGAGCGGCGGACCCGGATGACGCGGTGGCCGCGGTGGTCGTGGTCAGCGCACAGCGAGCAGAGCGCGCCGACGCCGGCGCCGGAGGCCGCGCAGTCGAGGCAGAACACGGTGCGCACGCCGCCCCGGCGCGAGTCTGGGTGCGTCTTGCACGTCGTGTAGAACCGCGCCGACATCATTGGGCGCAGCCATTGAGGCCACCGCTCGCCGCCGTCCGCGGACACcgcctgctcctgctcctccccCACCTCCCCAGACTCCTCGTCCTCCTCAACCTCCTCCTCCGCAGACTTCTCGTcctccccaacctcctcctcctccggttcAGGGCCGGCATCGCCCTGCAGACGACAACAGCAAGATTGGTCAGAGACATTGCTCTCCTCTCCTTGAAAACGGAACCCGCCATTATGGCCATGCACGCAACGTGTTCGTCCATGGGAATCAACCAAAGAAGAAGCAACTACGAACTGATCAATCGCCCGGCCAGGACTCCGTTCCACACATTTCGAACCAACGCAACCGAATGCGGCACCACCCACGCAGGAAATAACGCAAGAACGTACTAAACCGAACCCCTAGAAGCGGGTGGGAGAGGACAAGAGGAGGGTTTACAACAAAGCAGAGAGAACCAAAAAAAAAAAGACACATTTTTCCCGAGACGGCGAGATCAACCTTCCGTCCATGGCCAATGCACCGCCCCCAGGACCCACCCAACGGCCTCCGACACCATCAACCCGCCAATGCAGCAGTCACGCGCGGAAAAGGGGAGGAGGGGGGCGACAGATCAAGGAACGGTTTCTTTCTCTCCCGGAGCGTAGCGGAGCACGAGAAATGGGGAATGGCGTGGCGAGAGGGTAGGGTTTTACCATGCtgctgctgcggcggcggcgggcctTGGGGCGGAGCTCCTTGAAGGGGGAGTCGTGGTCGATCGCCATGGCGGCGTGGCGCGGCGTGGCGTGACACGCGCCGCGCGGCGAGGGCGGAGGAAAAGGTGGGGCGCGGAGGGGGGGAATCCAAGAGCCGGCAGGTTGGTGGGTTGGGTGGAGTGGACAACGGAAAGAGAGGCGCCTCGGCTGGTTGACTTGTCTGTCTCTCGAGGCGGCTCGGGCTGGGCCGGGCTGGGCCGGGCTTGTGATGGTGGGCTCGCACGAGAAGGCAACAACGGGAAGAGTCTCTCGTTCTCATCTCCTCGTGCGTGTGATAGAAGGACTTGCCTAAAGAAAAAGTGACACCCCTAAAAAATGTGATGGTCCACTCCGACAAGTATTTCCAGACAGAGAAAGTACATGatctttttttttttgcacagATCACACCGTAAAGTTTTCTGTCATGAAATTTTATAGAGATGTAGTATAGATTTGTAGGTTCGTGTGtgtatgtgtttttcttcaaaaagataaaagtgaagctttAAAAATCTGGTTTTTGGTTTTTTGCGAGAAAACCAGGCCCGTGGAGACCGACCCATATGTGGTATTTCTTCTTCCGCCTACTGGTATCAAAACTACACGCCGATCTATGAGGAAATCGACGTCGCCTTCCTCGTACGCTTGCTGATATCAAAATTACACACCGTCATGTGATGAAATCAACGTCGCCTTCCTCTTGCGCTTGTTGATGGCACCCCACGAGGGAAGTTCGATGCACCTCTAGACCTTCGGAACACCAACGGAGCCAGGGAAATGTTGTTGAGACAACGGCCGTGTATTCATCGGCCGGACCGAGAAGATGCCAAGGATGATGATTTGGGAAATAGATCATCGTCCCGGAGAAGAAGGCGATGAAGAGGGTTTGACGACCACCCCAGGTCTGGCCAACCATATCTAGTAAGATATAACTCGCAAGCTTTTCCATCACTCGGAAGAGAAACGACCAAACGATCTCCCATCCTCCTCCAAGCCACCAATGAGGTGAACCAAGAAttgtctactccctccgtccgaaaatacttgtcacaGGAATGAatatatctagatgtattttagttctagatacatccatttgtaTACATTTGTACGACAAGTAATTCTGGACGGAGGGAATATACAAAACTCTAATCCTAATTAGACCTAACTACATCGCCGCAACGTGGATCCAGGGTCTCCGCCCCATTCCCACCGTCGGAGCAGCAagcggaggaggagggactcatGGCATCTCCGGCATGGAGTTGTGGCGCCTAGGGTTTTAGGAGAGGGTGACGACTTGGAAAAGAACCACTAGTCTAGGTATGTTTCTAGAACATCCTAGCAAGAGCCCTAATTTTAGAACCCGAAATGAACGTCTATCCATATGCCTATCATGAAGAAAAAACTACTAGTCTTTGTTTCAACGGAGGCGCAAATAACGGACTCTAACTACAAATTACTCCCACCGTCACATAATACAAGAGTTTTAACAAGCAGCTTgcaaaaatgtcttatattaCGAAACAGAGGAAGTATATAGGAAGGCCCATCCCTCTCGTGCATGAAAATGACAGGCAAGTTCTTTGTGCTTTTCTTCGCATCAGTGCGAGACGAGGTGTTGGGAATCAGTAGCATAACTGCCGATCCACCACGATATTGTTGGAGATTACCTTAGTGACTCGGAGTttctattttccttttcttctcttgtctctctccccaccccatcTAATGCCTGAGTTGGAAGACAGCTGAGGAGCGACGGCGGTGACACTCAAGAAGCGACGGCCTCCGCAGTCGTCGATGCCGGGAGAGGAGCGTATCAGTGCACAATGGCTCCAACGGAACCAACAATCTCATCTCTAAGCCTAAGATGAATCCCTTCCAAGTTCCAACtatgaagaatttcttctttattTTGTTAGTTTTTTATCTTGTGAGATATTGTTGCTAATATGAACAATTTGTATTGCGGTGTTGGCTTCTCTACAGGGTGAAAAAAATTGAACACACAAGTTGTATTGCAGTATCGGAAGGAAACCATGCAGAGAAGGTGGCggtggttggggggggggggggggggggggggtgggatgCCACGGAGAAGCCGGTAATGACGGAGAGTGGCCAAGTGTAGAGGTGTACAATGACACAATCACCGGTGCACGAGAAGAGAACACGGTAAGAGATGGTGAGGAGTGAGATATCCTCCCACCATATCGCCAACAGAAGGGGCACATGTACCCGAAACCAATACTCCTGCCTAGGAGCGTGAGACAATTGTCTCTAAGGAACTCGGCAAAGTCCCTTATTTTGGGGCCTATGTATGGGGATTTCGCAGCGGTCCCAGAGATGCTCTTACAATAATCCCAGATTTTTTGCATGCGGCCCGatctcaatattattattttttgagtaCTATTTTGAAACGGGTCTCACAATTGTATCTCCTCTGGCAAAGCCTAAACCTAGCTACCATGAAGGTGCCCATAATAACAGAGGGAACGTTATCTGCCGAACGTTCTGGAAGCGTTTCCTCAATGAACGCCCCAAAGTTAACATGCCGACTTTGCAGGATTTGTCACAcgtaaataaaaaaaatgacagaAAGGTTGCCATGCCGCGCAGAGAAATTGCCAACCATTTGATCGTGATCCGACGGGGTCGGGCACCGGCACCACGAACACGGACGATATGACAACACTTATGCAGGAGCTTGGTCTCCGGGACGAGGACCTGGACGACGTTATTTTTTATGAAGAAGGGACCCCGTCGGAAGAGGCTCGCTAGATCGCGCTTGTGCGAGTTCACTCGATCAAGACCTAGAGCCAATATTGGTTCTTCAGGAACATGGGATCAGCATGGAACCTATACATAGTTCAGTTTTCTTGCCTTGGTGACTGGGAGAGGGTAACTCGCGACGGACCTTGGCACTTCTGAGGGGATGCAGTCATCCTTAAACCTTATGATGGATTATCGAAGCCGTCTACTGTTCCGCTAGATACAATCGAGATCTGGGTACAGATTCATGACGTCCCTCCTCTGTATGGTAATCTCATGCCTTCATTAGCAGCCAAGGTTGGGGAGGTTCTCTATGGGGAACCTCAATCGCAAGATTTCACGGGGAACTTTCACAGGGTCTGGGTCTGGATTAATGTCAATAAGCCACTAAAGAACGTTGTTTCGTTGATCAGAGGCGGGCAACGCCAAATTTACAGAGTAAAACTTGAGAAACTCCCCGACTGGTGTGCGGTCTACGGGATGCTTGGCCATCTCTACAAATAACATGGCAATGGCATATGCCCTCCCTCCTCTCTGGTATTCAAAGACCTCAAGGCTTCTTGGAACATGCGTGTAGGTCAAGGCCCTGGAGGTGGCCGAGGCCGGAGAGGGGGACGACGTGGAGGTCGTCCTGGACGTGGAGTAGCCCCTAGCTACCAGAGAAGAACGGCGCGGGGGAGAAGGATTGGTGCCCAGACGATGATGAGGACATGGTGGAGGCTGATAGCAATAGGAAGAGATCACCATCTGAGGTGTTGTCTTCTGGACAGCCCACGCAACCTACAGCACTGGGCAGGGGTCCGGGGGAGACGCTGGCGCTCCCCCCATCCCTTCTGTCCCCATAGTCCAAGCAGCAAGCAGGAGCAAAAAAGGGACGGACAGATGCAGCTACACAGGAGGCAATGGTTGAGAAAAGTGGTAGTCTTTGCAAGACTGTCTTATCTTTGGCGGGCTCCTTCGAGGAGCTCCGCCGAGGCCAATGAATATCTTCTGTTGGAACTGTCATGGCGCGGGCAAAGCTGCGACAGTGCGAGAGCTTCATGATTTTGCGAAGCAGTTTGCCCCTACCCTATTATGCATCGTTGAAACACAGCTTGAGAGCAAGAGGGTAGAGTCCATAGCAGGGACGATAGGCTTTGATAATTCCTCTGTTGTCAGTAGTCAAGGCAGAAGTGGGGGTATCAGTTTGTTCTGGAATAATTCAGTAAAGATTGACATTTTGGGTTACTCAGCTTATCATCTGGATGTAGCCATCGCAAAACAGGGTACAAAGAAGTGGAGGATGACTTGTGTGTATGGGGAGGCACAAGCCCACTTGAGGCATCAAACTTGGTCCACCTTGAAGAATTGTAGCACTATGAGTGATCTTCCATGGCTCTGTATTGGCGATTTTAATGAGGTGCTTCGACCTGAGGAGCACCAAGGAGTTGGGCAACGCAGCAACGCCCAAATCCAAGCTTTTCGAGAGGTGCTTAATGTGTGCGAACTGCTTGACTTGGGATACAAAGGCAATTTCTGGACCTTTTGAGAAGAAGGTGGTGTGCGGAACCTACACCAAATGCAGACTGGACAGGGCTCTGGCAAATGCGGATTGGTTGGCTAAGTTTCCTCTGGCATCGGTGACGCACCAGACGGGGGTTACTTCAGATCACTCACCGTTGCTGCTTGCGTTGGGTGGAGGGAATGCTAAGCATGTCCAGCGACCATTTAAGTATGAGGTGATGTGGGAGACTCATGACAGTTTTCGTGATCTGATCTCTACGGGGTGGGGGCTGGCCCTCCTTATACTACGGTCGAAGAGCTTCGCATGAAGCTTAATGATCTAGAAAAAGACCTAGGCCGTTGGAATCGCGACACCTTTGGGAGTGTCCACAGAGAAATAAAGAAGCTCAAGTTGAGCCTCGAGGAGCTTAAAAATGACCCCTCCAGAGTTGGCCCGACCCATGCAGAGCTCAAGATAAACGAGCGTTTAATAGAGATGTACCACAGGAGGAGATTATGTGGCGACAATGAGCAAGGGCTGAGTGGCTATCGAGTGGGGACCGAAACACAAAGTTTTCCATATGAGAGCTAGCCTTCTGCGCAAAAAGAATATGATCAAGGTGCTACAATACTCCTTAGGGGTGGAGATTTCTGATCCGGAGGAGCTGAAGAACCTCGCAACTGATTTCTATCAGTCTTTATACCTTTATGAAGGTGTGAACAACATGGATGCAGTGTTGGACCATGTGCAGTGCAAGGTGACGGCCGAGATGAATGCAAGTCTATGTGCGCCATACACTAAAGAGGATGTTAAAGGTGACCTATTTTGGATGTTCCCTACAAAAGCCCCGGGTCCCGACGGTTTCTGTGCCCACTTTTATCAACGCCATTGGGAAGTATGTGGGGATGAAGTCACAAGTATTGTTCTCAGAATTGTGACAGGTGTGGAGAGTCCAGAGTCTATCAATGATACAGTTCTCGTTCTGATTCCCAAGGTAACAAACCCCACGATTCTTGCTCAATTTCGGCCCATAAGCTTATGTAATGTCATGTATAAAATTGCCTCCAAGGTCATCGCGAACAGGTTGAAAGTAGTGCTTTCAGGAATTATCTCTGAGAAACAGTCCGCCTTTGTCCCTGGGAGGCTCATCACAAACAATATCATTTGTGCTTATGAATGTCTGCATTTTATGAAGCGGTTGAGAGAAAAATCTAATAGCTTTTGTGCACTGAAGCTTGACATGATGAAGGCTTATGATCGAATGGAGTGGGCTTATCTTAAGGGAATGATGATTAGGTTGGGTTTTGACCAACGGTGGATTGATATTGCCATGGGCATGGTCTCATCAGTGTTGTTCTCAGTTTGCTTCAATGGAGAGAGATTAGAAGTTTTCAAACCAACCTGTGGTATCCGACAGGGAGACCCCATCTCCCCCTACTTATTCTTGATCGCAACAGAGGGCCTTTCGTGCCTCCTCAAATCAAGTTCTCAGTCGTCTCTAACATGCATTCATGTGGCTCATACGGCTCCAACCGTTAACCATCTCTTGTTTGTAGATGATAGCCTTCTACTCTTCAAGGCTAGTGTGGAGGGATCAACTTTGGTGTCAAACCTACTCGATACCTATTGCAATGCTTATGGACAGAGGATAAATAACGAGAAATCTTCGATTTTCTTCAGCAGGGGATGTTCGCCACAGATGAGAGATACTGAAAAGAACAACCTGCTGGTTCACAATGAGTCTCTTAGCGGACGCTATCTTGGCATGCCCACTGACGTTGGCCACTCGAAGAATGGAACTTTCAAATTTTTGCGTGACCATGTTTGGGAAAAGATCAAGGGGTGGATGGCCAAGCTGCTCTCATCAGCTGGTAAGGAAGTTTTGATAAATTCCATCGCTCAAGCAATTCATGTTTTCTCAATGGCATGTTTTAGACTGCCTTGGGGTTTATGCGAGAACATTACATCGATCATTCAACAATTATGGTGGGGATCTAAGCAGGGTAGGAGGAAGCCGAGCTGGGTTGCATGGGATACCATGACCTTGTCGAAACATCTAGGAGGCATGGGGTTTCGATACTTGGAGATTTTCAACCTTGCACTTCTAGCGAGGCACGCATGGCGCACACTCACGGACTATTCTTCCTTGAGTGCCAGAATTTTGAAGGCAGTCTGCTTCCCCAATTGCTCTATGCTTGAGATCGAGTTAGGAGCTCACCCGTCCCAAATCTGGCGAGCGATTCTTGATCGTCGGGACATCCTAGCAGAAGGAATCATACGACATATTGGTGATGGACGTACCACATATGGTATCACAGTTGGATACCTAGGGATAACTTCAAAAGACCCATTGCAACCCTTGTTCCGAATCCCCCAGAGACAATTGCACAACTGATGGATGTCTCAAGCGCGAGTTGGAAGGAGGATGTAGTCCAAACTGTATTCACTCCCTTTGATGCAGAGGCTATTCTTCGCATACCAATTTGCACGCGGAGAGTGGTAGATTTCTGGGAGTGGCACGAGGAGGCCAGCGGACACTTCAGCGTTCGTTCGACATATCAGATTATTCTCAGGACTAAACATAGTCGGGAGGCTTGGCTGCATGAGGCAGGCGGCACGTCATATGACTGGGATGAAACCAGCAAATGGTCTATGATCTGGCACCTACAGGTTCCCTCGAAACTAAAGGTGTTCTTATGGCGTCTTGCGAGACTTTCCATGCCAACGGGTTCAGTTCTAAAACACCGGCAAATGGCGACGGGTGATTCTTGCCCCCTATGTGGGGCGGTGGATACCTGGAAGCACGCGCTGATAACATGCCCTATGGCGGCGAGTGTTTGGGCTCTGGCTCCTGAGGAGCTGGTGCAACACATGgtcgagagagaggaggagaaccCGAAAGATTGGTTGTTTGCTATCCATGATCTACTTTCCCAAGAACTCTTCGACCGGCTGGTTGTGACGTTGTTGGCTCTTTGGGGTGTCAGGCGGAAGACAGACCATGACAATTTGTTTCAACCTCCGCATTTGGTGAATTCTTTCATATCAAGATATTTGTCTGAGCTTCAAC encodes:
- the LOC123406218 gene encoding uncharacterized protein LOC123406218, whose amino-acid sequence is MAIDHDSPFKELRPKARRRRSSSMGDAGPEPEEEEVGEDEKSAEEEVEEDEESGEVGEEQEQAVSADGGERWPQWLRPMMSARFYTTCKTHPDSRRGGVRTVFCLDCAASGAGVGALCSLCADHDHRGHRVIRVRRSTYSSVLLVSDVRGLLDVDGVQTYVINGARVVFLRERGPQHKHGRNPRTFVNHCGCRRGLSDAFRFCSLGCKFPGCRHDRNACSQSSPPRNAADETSTPPPPPPAHRRKGIPHRAPFGNLIA